The following proteins are encoded in a genomic region of Streptomyces lunaelactis:
- a CDS encoding universal stress protein, which produces MLRHVTAGIDGSPESLAAAHWAAREATRRGAALCLVHAWEWHPRPAPSVPADMSERALAEDLPERVADSMRAAHPGLRVIGQALADSPVSALLKAAEQAELLVLGSRGLGGVAGFLMGSVSQRVVARALGPVVLVRVCGSTADEHFSAPDGISPEEIPGIPYRDVVLGLDTGRPCDELIEFAFDAAGRRGSSLRVIHAFSRPPEFTAADRTVPVSGPELRAEREHAVVAALRPWCEKFPEVAVTESVTEGRAADELISASAGAALVVVGRRIRESRLGTHLGPVAHAALHHAPCPVAVVPHA; this is translated from the coding sequence ATGCTTCGACATGTCACCGCGGGGATCGACGGTTCTCCCGAAAGCCTGGCAGCCGCGCACTGGGCGGCCCGGGAAGCCACGCGCCGGGGCGCCGCGCTGTGCCTGGTGCATGCCTGGGAGTGGCATCCGCGTCCGGCCCCGTCCGTGCCCGCGGACATGTCCGAACGGGCCCTGGCCGAGGACCTGCCGGAACGGGTGGCGGACAGCATGCGCGCCGCGCACCCAGGTCTGCGGGTCATCGGCCAGGCGCTGGCGGACTCGCCGGTCTCAGCCCTTCTCAAGGCGGCCGAGCAGGCCGAGTTGCTGGTCCTCGGCTCCCGTGGGCTCGGCGGCGTCGCGGGGTTCCTGATGGGGTCGGTGTCGCAGCGGGTCGTCGCCAGGGCACTGGGTCCCGTGGTGTTGGTGAGGGTGTGCGGGAGCACCGCCGATGAGCACTTCTCGGCACCGGACGGCATCTCCCCGGAGGAGATACCCGGGATCCCGTACCGCGATGTCGTGCTCGGTCTCGACACCGGCCGGCCCTGTGACGAGCTGATCGAGTTCGCCTTCGACGCCGCCGGGCGCCGGGGCTCCTCGCTGCGCGTGATCCACGCCTTCAGCCGTCCGCCGGAATTCACGGCGGCGGACAGGACCGTCCCGGTGAGCGGCCCGGAGCTACGGGCGGAGCGGGAGCACGCCGTGGTCGCCGCGCTGCGCCCCTGGTGCGAGAAGTTCCCCGAGGTCGCCGTCACCGAGAGCGTCACCGAAGGACGTGCGGCCGACGAGCTGATCAGCGCCTCGGCCGGCGCGGCCCTCGTCGTGGTGGGACGCCGGATCCGCGAATCCCGTCTCGGCACCCACCTCGGCCCCGTCGCACACGCGGCGCTGCATCACGCGCCCTGCCCCGTCGCCGTCGTCCCGCACGCCTGA
- the ppdK gene encoding pyruvate, phosphate dikinase: MTRYVYAFAEGGRDMADVLGGKGANLAEMTRLGLPVPPGFTVTTRACREYLATGAEPEGLGAQVAHALAELEHRIGRELGGRDNPLLLSVRSGSKFSMPGMMETILDIGLGDESVLGLAKAADSERFAWDSYRRLLQMYGRTVLGIAPGLFDRHEPTDDPAQLVEDFKQVIRDATGEEFPQDPGEQLYRAIRAVFRSWNSERARLYRSREHIPDDLGTAVNIQVMVFGNLGPTATSRGSGTGVAFTRDPATGARGVYGDYLPDAQGEDVVAGIRNAVPLAELDRLDPTSYRQLVDHMGTLEHQYRDLCDIEFTVERGTLWMLQTRVGKRTAEAAFRIAEALVDERMIGDDEALARVGGAQLARLMFPRFEAHADTRPLAHGVPASPGAAVGAIVFDSAEAVRRAATGDKVILVRRETTPDDLPGMVAAEAVLTSRGGKTSHAAVVARGMGKVCVCGAEELTVDVGARTLTAPDQAVLAEGTVISVDGTAGTVHLGALPLADSPVGRFLDTGERDGVLTDAVARTLEHADSVRRLGVRANADTPEDAARARRYGADGIGLCRTEHMFLGERRSLVEAMILAEDETGRCAALDALLPLQRDDFTAILAAMDGLPVTIRLIDPPLHEFLPDRTELAVRVATHPTTHDRRLLAAVERMHESNPMLGLRGVRLGLVVPGLVEMQVRAIAEAVVERLRVGGDPQAEIMVPLVGAVEELRIVRETAQRVLAEVSDASGLTVDCPIGTMIELPRAALTAGRIAEAADFFSFGTNDLTQTAWGLSRDDAEASFFPAYLAQGIFAASPFETLDRDGVGRLVRIAVEEGRATKPGLKTGVCGEHGGDPDSIHFFHDTGLDYVSCSPFRVPAARLEAGRAALANRADGASAAT, encoded by the coding sequence ATGACCAGGTACGTGTACGCATTCGCCGAGGGCGGCCGTGACATGGCGGACGTGCTCGGCGGCAAGGGGGCGAACCTCGCGGAGATGACCCGGCTGGGACTGCCCGTCCCCCCTGGCTTCACCGTCACCACCCGCGCCTGCCGGGAGTACCTTGCCACCGGCGCGGAACCCGAGGGGCTGGGCGCCCAGGTCGCCCACGCACTGGCCGAGCTGGAGCACCGAATCGGCCGCGAGCTGGGCGGGCGGGACAACCCCCTGCTGCTGTCGGTGCGCTCGGGCAGCAAGTTCTCGATGCCCGGGATGATGGAGACGATCCTCGACATCGGCCTCGGCGACGAGTCCGTCCTGGGGCTCGCCAAGGCCGCCGACAGCGAGCGCTTCGCGTGGGACTCCTACCGCCGGCTCCTCCAGATGTACGGTCGTACCGTCCTCGGCATCGCTCCGGGGCTGTTCGACCGGCACGAACCCACCGACGACCCCGCCCAGCTCGTCGAGGACTTCAAGCAGGTGATCCGGGACGCGACCGGTGAGGAGTTCCCGCAGGACCCGGGCGAGCAGCTGTACCGCGCGATCCGGGCGGTCTTCCGTTCCTGGAACAGTGAGCGCGCCCGCCTCTACCGCAGCCGCGAGCACATCCCCGACGACCTGGGCACCGCCGTCAACATCCAGGTCATGGTCTTCGGCAACCTCGGCCCGACCGCGACGTCCAGAGGCAGCGGCACCGGCGTCGCCTTCACCCGCGACCCGGCGACCGGCGCCCGCGGCGTCTACGGCGACTACCTGCCCGATGCCCAGGGCGAGGACGTCGTCGCCGGCATCCGCAACGCCGTACCGCTCGCCGAACTGGACCGCCTCGACCCGACCTCGTACCGGCAACTCGTCGATCACATGGGAACCCTTGAGCACCAGTACCGCGACCTGTGCGACATCGAGTTCACCGTCGAGCGCGGCACGCTCTGGATGCTCCAGACCCGGGTCGGCAAGCGCACCGCCGAGGCCGCGTTCCGCATCGCCGAGGCGCTCGTCGACGAGAGGATGATCGGCGATGACGAGGCGCTGGCCCGCGTCGGCGGGGCGCAGCTCGCCCGGCTGATGTTCCCCCGCTTCGAAGCACACGCGGATACCAGGCCACTGGCGCACGGCGTCCCCGCCTCTCCCGGCGCGGCCGTCGGCGCGATCGTCTTTGACTCGGCGGAGGCCGTACGCCGTGCCGCGACGGGGGACAAGGTGATCCTCGTACGCCGTGAGACCACCCCCGACGATCTGCCAGGGATGGTCGCCGCCGAGGCCGTGCTGACCAGCCGCGGGGGCAAGACGAGCCACGCGGCCGTCGTGGCACGTGGCATGGGCAAGGTCTGCGTGTGCGGGGCCGAGGAGCTGACGGTGGACGTCGGGGCACGGACGCTCACGGCACCCGACCAGGCCGTACTCGCCGAAGGCACGGTGATCTCCGTGGACGGCACGGCGGGCACCGTCCACCTCGGCGCGCTGCCGCTCGCGGACTCCCCGGTCGGCCGCTTCCTGGACACCGGCGAGCGGGACGGCGTGCTGACCGACGCCGTGGCCCGCACCCTCGAACACGCCGACTCCGTACGGCGATTAGGAGTGCGCGCCAACGCCGACACCCCCGAGGACGCGGCCCGCGCCCGCCGCTACGGAGCCGATGGCATCGGCCTGTGCCGCACCGAGCACATGTTTCTCGGTGAGCGGCGGAGCCTGGTCGAGGCGATGATCCTGGCCGAGGACGAGACCGGGCGGTGCGCGGCCCTGGACGCCCTCCTGCCACTCCAGCGGGACGACTTCACCGCAATCCTGGCCGCCATGGACGGGCTGCCGGTGACGATCCGCCTCATCGACCCGCCGCTGCACGAGTTCCTGCCCGACCGCACCGAACTCGCCGTGCGCGTCGCCACCCACCCCACCACCCACGACCGGCGCCTGCTGGCCGCCGTCGAGCGGATGCACGAGAGCAACCCCATGCTGGGGCTGCGCGGCGTGCGCCTGGGACTCGTTGTCCCGGGTCTGGTCGAGATGCAGGTACGGGCGATCGCCGAGGCCGTCGTGGAACGGCTGCGGGTGGGAGGAGACCCCCAGGCCGAGATCATGGTTCCGCTGGTCGGCGCGGTCGAGGAACTGCGGATTGTTCGGGAGACGGCGCAACGCGTGCTGGCCGAGGTGTCGGACGCCTCCGGGCTCACGGTCGACTGCCCCATCGGCACGATGATCGAACTGCCCCGTGCGGCGCTGACCGCCGGCCGTATCGCCGAGGCCGCCGACTTCTTCTCCTTCGGCACCAACGACCTGACCCAGACCGCCTGGGGCCTGTCCCGTGACGATGCCGAAGCGTCCTTCTTCCCCGCCTACCTGGCCCAGGGCATTTTCGCCGCCTCCCCCTTCGAGACCCTCGACCGCGACGGCGTCGGCCGCCTGGTCCGCATCGCCGTCGAGGAGGGCCGCGCCACGAAGCCCGGCCTGAAGACCGGCGTCTGCGGAGAACACGGCGGCGACCCGGACTCCATCCACTTCTTCCACGACACCGGCCTCGACTACGTCTCCTGCTCGCCGTTCCGCGTCCCGGCCGCCCGCCTGGAGGCGGGCCGAGCCGCCCTCGCGAACCGGGCCGACGGCGCGTCGGCCGCCACCTAG
- a CDS encoding universal stress protein: protein MTTRHVTVGVDGSLVAVRALDRACEEAALRGAVLDIVYAVPDLEEAGPVLASAAARVRDRHPGLRSRPVPSRADLSRRRCVTAATPSSPWSAPAGSAAWPDCCWAR from the coding sequence ATGACCACCCGTCATGTGACAGTAGGCGTGGACGGTTCACTCGTCGCCGTACGGGCGCTGGACCGGGCCTGCGAAGAGGCCGCACTGCGCGGCGCCGTGCTGGACATCGTGTACGCCGTGCCCGACCTCGAGGAGGCCGGTCCGGTACTGGCGTCTGCAGCCGCTCGGGTGCGTGACCGCCACCCCGGCCTCCGGTCACGGCCTGTGCCGTCGAGGGCGGACCTGTCCAGGCGCCGCTGCGTCACGGCCGCGACGCCGAGCTCACCGTGGTCGGCACCCGCGGGCTCGGCAGCATGGCCGGACTGCTGTTGGGCTCGGTGA
- a CDS encoding universal stress protein yields MVGTRGLGSMAGLLLGSVSLRLAAHTHGPLLVVLGDRRPSSRGEVLLGLESDSDADAAVFAFAEAARRGARLRVLNARPRRYLAPELPSLVHSHQVEDHDTRQVRTEQAVPRLAVAGPRQWYPHAEGGTRTVRTGPAPALLKATCDAAVVVVSARRGPHRLGRQLSPVTHALLIHAHCPVVVVPSRNV; encoded by the coding sequence GTGGTCGGCACCCGCGGGCTCGGCAGCATGGCCGGACTGCTGTTGGGCTCGGTGAGTCTGCGGCTGGCCGCGCACACGCACGGCCCGCTGCTCGTCGTACTAGGGGACCGTCGGCCCTCAAGTCGTGGCGAGGTGTTGCTCGGGCTGGAGAGCGACAGCGATGCGGATGCCGCCGTGTTCGCCTTCGCGGAGGCGGCACGCCGCGGAGCCCGGCTGCGGGTGCTGAACGCCCGGCCCCGTCGTTACCTGGCGCCCGAACTCCCGTCCCTGGTGCACTCTCATCAGGTGGAGGACCATGACACCCGGCAGGTTCGAACCGAACAAGCCGTGCCCCGCCTTGCGGTGGCCGGGCCAAGGCAGTGGTACCCCCATGCCGAGGGAGGGACCCGTACGGTCCGGACCGGCCCGGCGCCCGCGCTGCTGAAGGCGACTTGTGACGCTGCGGTCGTGGTCGTCAGCGCCCGCCGCGGACCCCACCGGCTCGGCCGGCAACTGAGCCCGGTCACCCACGCCTTGCTGATCCACGCCCATTGCCCGGTCGTGGTCGTCCCCTCCAGGAACGTATAG
- a CDS encoding universal stress protein, which yields MLRNITVGLDGSPESLAAVDWAAREAQLRDTPLRLVHAGRWQPRTYAPLTGTPTPSRLNDPRRDWAERLPRETAARLAERHPGLRVSAEQSAERPVTALLAASRDADLLVLGSRGLSGVTGFLADSVGLWVVARTERPVVLVRAGEGAENDHMTGDVVLGLGLENSDNSVIGFAFHAASRRAANLRVVHGWKPPPSSYGYGEAFDIEPNAELGTQVRRRLADALRPWRSKFPGVEVNEQALIGTAGSHLVDASRNAALVVIGRRNRRTPFGNHIGPVTHAVLHHVAAPVAVVPHD from the coding sequence ATGCTCCGCAACATCACCGTCGGCCTGGACGGCTCACCCGAGAGCCTCGCCGCGGTCGACTGGGCCGCCCGCGAAGCGCAGCTCCGCGACACGCCCCTGCGCCTCGTGCACGCCGGGCGGTGGCAGCCCCGCACGTACGCGCCACTGACGGGCACCCCCACACCGTCGCGCCTGAACGACCCGCGGCGCGACTGGGCCGAACGCCTGCCGCGCGAGACCGCGGCCCGGCTTGCCGAACGCCATCCCGGTCTGCGCGTCAGCGCCGAACAGAGCGCGGAGCGGCCCGTCACGGCCCTGCTGGCTGCCTCCAGAGACGCCGATCTCCTGGTGCTCGGATCCCGGGGCCTGAGCGGAGTGACCGGTTTCCTGGCCGACTCCGTCGGGCTCTGGGTCGTGGCCCGGACCGAGCGGCCGGTCGTCCTCGTCCGAGCCGGTGAAGGCGCCGAGAACGATCATATGACGGGCGATGTCGTGCTCGGGCTCGGGCTGGAGAACTCCGACAACTCCGTGATCGGGTTCGCGTTCCACGCGGCTTCCCGCCGTGCGGCGAACCTGCGCGTAGTCCACGGCTGGAAGCCACCGCCCTCCTCCTACGGCTACGGCGAGGCCTTCGATATCGAGCCCAACGCGGAACTGGGCACGCAGGTGCGGCGCAGGCTGGCCGACGCACTGCGGCCGTGGCGGTCGAAGTTCCCCGGCGTCGAGGTGAACGAGCAGGCCCTGATCGGCACGGCGGGCTCCCACCTGGTGGACGCCTCCCGGAACGCCGCACTTGTCGTCATCGGCCGGCGCAACCGTCGTACACCGTTCGGGAATCACATCGGACCGGTGACACACGCGGTCCTGCACCATGTCGCCGCCCCGGTCGCGGTGGTCCCGCACGACTGA
- the pflA gene encoding pyruvate formate-lyase-activating protein has protein sequence MGRIHSWDLSTGVDGPGTRFVLFVSGCSLRCLYCANPDTWHLRDGREVTVDEVMAEIEKYRDFITTAGGGVTITGGEPLLQPAFTGAILRRCKEAGLHTAVDTSGLLGARATDELLADTDLVLLDIKSFDIRAYRKLTGGELAPTLNFATRLDRLGVPMWIRYVLVPGWTDDCQAVAGLARFVAGLGSVGRVDVLPFHKLSAAKYEALGIPFPLRDNPAPEPALTERVREQFREQGLTAY, from the coding sequence ATGGGGCGGATTCACTCCTGGGACCTGTCGACCGGTGTGGACGGTCCCGGCACCCGGTTCGTCCTCTTCGTCAGTGGCTGCTCGCTGCGCTGCCTGTACTGCGCCAACCCCGACACCTGGCACCTGCGGGACGGGAGGGAGGTCACCGTCGACGAGGTGATGGCGGAGATCGAGAAGTACCGGGACTTCATCACCACGGCAGGCGGCGGGGTGACCATCACGGGCGGCGAGCCGCTGCTCCAGCCCGCCTTCACCGGCGCGATCCTGCGCCGCTGCAAGGAGGCGGGACTGCACACGGCCGTGGACACCTCCGGCCTCCTCGGCGCCCGCGCCACCGACGAACTGCTCGCCGACACCGACCTGGTGCTCCTGGACATCAAGTCCTTCGACATCCGTGCGTACCGGAAGCTGACCGGCGGAGAGCTCGCGCCCACTCTCAACTTCGCCACCCGGCTCGACCGGCTCGGTGTCCCGATGTGGATCCGGTACGTCCTGGTGCCGGGCTGGACCGACGACTGCCAGGCCGTTGCCGGACTCGCACGCTTCGTCGCCGGCCTCGGCAGTGTCGGCCGAGTGGACGTTCTGCCGTTCCACAAGCTGAGCGCCGCGAAGTACGAAGCCCTCGGGATCCCCTTCCCGCTGCGCGACAACCCGGCTCCCGAACCGGCACTGACCGAGCGGGTGCGCGAACAGTTCAGGGAACAGGGGCTCACGGCCTACTGA
- the pflB gene encoding formate C-acetyltransferase, with amino-acid sequence MTATVTAGTRPPEAWRGFAGTRWRERIDVRDFIQANYTPYEGDSAFLAGPTGRTRAVWEKVSALFPEERRRGILDVDTATPSTITSHAPGYIDRERELIVGLQTNAPLKRAIMPNGGLRMVENSLKAYGYEPDPFVSRVFGTYRKTHNDGVFDAYTPEMRAARKAGIITGLPDAYGRGRIIGDYRRVALYGTAFLAHAKRAERALLDAGPSTADTIRDREELAEQMRALGELTRMAATYGCDVSRPAATAHEAVQWLYLGYLAAVKEQNGAAMSLGRTSTFLDVYLQRDLDDGVLDESRAQELIDDFVIKLRIVRFLRTPEYDALFSGDPTWVTESIGGLGSDGRPLVTRTSFRFLQTLYNLGPAPEPNLTVLWSPRLPPGFKEFCAQVSIDTSAVQYESDELTRPHTGDDTAIACCVSAMAVGKQMQFFGARVNLAKALLYAVNGGRDELSGEQIAPGTPALTGEYLEYGELSAAYDRMLDWLAATYVNTLNVIHFMHDKYAYERVEMALHDHPVHRFMACGIAGLSVAADSLSAVRYARVKVIRDDTGLAVDFETEGDWPAYGNNDDRVDAIAVGLVESFMAKVREHPTYRDAEHTQSVLTITSNVVYGKHTGNTPDGRRTGQPFAPGANPMNGRDRHGVAASALSVAKLPYEQARDGISLTTTITPEGLGHAPSERAGHLVGILDAYTASGGFHMNVNVLDRATLQDAMEHPDKYLELTIRVSGYAVNFVRLTREQQLDVISRTFHGSL; translated from the coding sequence ATGACAGCGACAGTGACGGCCGGAACGCGGCCGCCCGAGGCATGGCGTGGCTTCGCCGGGACACGGTGGCGCGAGCGTATCGACGTACGAGACTTCATCCAGGCCAACTACACGCCGTACGAGGGCGATTCTGCCTTCCTGGCAGGTCCGACGGGCCGCACCCGAGCCGTGTGGGAGAAGGTCAGTGCCCTGTTCCCGGAGGAGCGGCGCAGGGGCATCCTCGACGTCGACACCGCGACCCCGTCGACGATCACCTCGCACGCGCCCGGATACATCGACCGCGAGCGGGAGTTGATCGTCGGCCTGCAGACCAATGCCCCGCTGAAGCGCGCGATCATGCCGAACGGCGGCCTGCGGATGGTCGAGAACAGCCTGAAGGCGTACGGCTATGAACCCGACCCCTTCGTGTCCCGCGTCTTCGGGACCTATCGCAAGACCCACAACGACGGCGTCTTCGACGCGTACACCCCCGAGATGCGGGCCGCCCGCAAGGCCGGGATCATCACCGGACTGCCCGACGCCTACGGCCGCGGCCGGATCATCGGCGACTACCGGCGCGTCGCGCTGTACGGCACCGCCTTCCTCGCGCACGCCAAGCGCGCCGAGCGCGCTCTCCTCGACGCCGGGCCGTCGACGGCGGACACCATCCGGGACCGTGAGGAACTCGCCGAGCAGATGCGGGCGTTGGGCGAGCTGACGCGGATGGCGGCCACCTACGGCTGCGACGTCTCCCGCCCGGCCGCCACCGCGCACGAGGCCGTGCAGTGGCTCTACCTCGGCTACCTCGCCGCCGTGAAGGAGCAGAACGGCGCCGCGATGTCGCTGGGCCGCACGTCCACCTTCCTGGACGTCTACCTCCAGCGGGACCTGGACGACGGAGTCCTTGACGAGTCCCGTGCCCAGGAGCTGATCGACGACTTCGTGATCAAACTGCGGATCGTACGGTTCCTGCGCACCCCCGAGTACGACGCGCTGTTCTCCGGCGACCCGACCTGGGTGACGGAGTCCATCGGCGGCCTCGGTTCGGACGGCCGCCCGCTGGTCACCCGCACCTCCTTCCGCTTCCTCCAGACCCTCTACAACCTCGGCCCCGCGCCCGAACCCAACCTGACCGTGCTGTGGTCACCCCGACTGCCACCGGGCTTCAAGGAGTTCTGCGCCCAGGTGTCGATCGACACCAGCGCCGTCCAGTACGAGTCCGACGAGCTGACGCGCCCGCACACCGGGGACGACACGGCGATCGCGTGCTGTGTGTCGGCGATGGCGGTCGGGAAGCAGATGCAGTTCTTCGGGGCCCGGGTCAATCTCGCCAAGGCGCTGCTGTACGCGGTCAACGGCGGCCGGGACGAGCTGAGCGGCGAGCAGATCGCGCCCGGGACGCCCGCGCTGACCGGCGAGTACCTGGAGTACGGGGAGTTGTCGGCGGCGTACGACCGGATGCTGGACTGGCTGGCGGCGACGTACGTCAACACGCTCAACGTCATCCACTTCATGCACGACAAGTATGCCTACGAGCGCGTCGAGATGGCGCTGCACGACCACCCGGTGCACCGCTTCATGGCCTGCGGGATCGCGGGTCTGTCGGTCGCAGCCGACAGCCTGTCCGCGGTCAGGTACGCGCGGGTGAAGGTGATCCGCGACGACACTGGGCTGGCCGTGGACTTCGAGACCGAGGGCGACTGGCCGGCGTACGGGAACAACGACGACCGGGTGGATGCCATCGCGGTCGGGCTGGTCGAGTCCTTCATGGCCAAGGTGCGCGAGCACCCCACCTACCGGGACGCCGAGCACACCCAGTCGGTGCTGACGATCACCTCCAACGTCGTCTACGGCAAGCACACCGGCAACACCCCCGACGGCCGCCGCACCGGACAGCCCTTCGCGCCCGGCGCCAACCCCATGAACGGCCGCGACCGGCACGGGGTGGCCGCTTCCGCGCTCTCGGTCGCCAAGCTCCCCTACGAGCAGGCACGCGACGGCATCTCACTGACCACGACGATCACTCCGGAAGGCTTGGGGCACGCGCCGTCCGAGCGCGCGGGCCATCTGGTCGGCATCCTCGACGCGTACACGGCCTCCGGCGGCTTCCACATGAACGTCAACGTCCTGGACCGGGCCACGCTTCAGGACGCGATGGAACACCCGGACAAATACCTGGAGTTGACCATCCGGGTCTCCGGCTACGCCGTCAACTTCGTCCGGCTGACCCGCGAGCAGCAGCTCGACGTGATCAGCCGTACCTTCCACGGATCGCTGTGA
- a CDS encoding slipin family protein — protein sequence MEVLIFLLVSVILLALVALAMAVKVVKQYEQGVLFRFGRLVGSREPGLRVIVPVVEVLHRVSLRIVTMPIQSQGIITRDNVSVDVSAVAYFRVVDAVKSVIAIENVNAAINQIAQTTLRKVVGQHTLDETLSETDRINLGIREILDVTTAEWGVEVTLVELKDIQLPDSMKRAMARQAEAEREKRAKIINAEGESLAAAALGDASDIMMNHPLALQLRNLQSLVEIGVDKNTTVVFPAPLMSTIGELGSFLARETAAAATPTAPRSAGDTRTDPAPVLNGATKTV from the coding sequence ATGGAAGTCCTGATCTTCCTTCTGGTCAGCGTGATCCTTTTGGCCCTGGTGGCACTCGCAATGGCCGTCAAGGTCGTCAAGCAGTACGAGCAAGGGGTGCTGTTCAGGTTCGGCCGGCTCGTCGGATCACGGGAACCGGGGCTGCGGGTCATCGTCCCGGTCGTGGAAGTCCTGCACCGGGTGTCGCTGCGGATCGTGACGATGCCGATCCAGTCCCAGGGCATCATCACCCGGGACAACGTGAGCGTCGATGTGTCGGCGGTCGCCTACTTCCGGGTCGTGGACGCGGTGAAATCGGTCATCGCGATCGAGAACGTCAACGCGGCGATCAACCAGATCGCCCAGACCACCCTGCGCAAGGTCGTCGGCCAGCACACCCTCGACGAGACGCTCTCGGAGACCGACCGCATCAACCTCGGCATCCGCGAGATCCTCGACGTCACGACCGCCGAATGGGGTGTGGAGGTCACCCTGGTCGAGCTCAAGGACATCCAGCTCCCCGACAGCATGAAGCGGGCAATGGCCCGCCAGGCCGAGGCCGAGCGCGAGAAGCGCGCCAAAATCATCAACGCCGAGGGCGAGTCACTGGCCGCCGCAGCGCTCGGCGACGCCTCGGACATCATGATGAACCACCCGCTCGCACTCCAACTCCGCAACCTCCAGAGCCTGGTGGAGATCGGCGTGGACAAGAACACCACCGTCGTCTTCCCCGCCCCCCTCATGAGCACCATCGGTGAACTCGGCTCCTTCCTCGCCCGCGAAACAGCAGCGGCCGCCACCCCCACCGCGCCGCGGTCCGCCGGCGACACCAGGACCGACCCCGCCCCGGTACTGAACGGGGCAACCAAGACCGTCTGA
- a CDS encoding DoxX family membrane protein — translation MAVHETPGRHTGFHLPSRRRAGTAQRAGETTIDTTATATRAQVFAGLRIVTGFIFLWAFLDKTFGWGYATASGKGWTDGGSPTKGFLSGVAAGPMESTFHSWAGAGWANWLFMLGLLGVGLALVSGIALRLAAVAGTALMAFMWIAEWPPAKHLADGSPSMSTNPLIDYHVLYAAVLIALAVASAGTTWGLGRTWARLPVVRDHTWLR, via the coding sequence ATGGCAGTACACGAAACTCCCGGCCGGCACACGGGGTTCCACCTCCCGTCGCGACGCCGGGCCGGGACGGCCCAGAGGGCCGGAGAGACCACGATCGACACGACGGCCACGGCGACCCGCGCCCAGGTCTTCGCGGGGCTGCGGATCGTGACCGGGTTCATCTTCCTGTGGGCCTTCCTCGACAAGACCTTCGGCTGGGGCTACGCCACCGCATCCGGCAAGGGCTGGACCGACGGCGGCTCACCCACCAAGGGCTTCCTCAGCGGCGTCGCCGCCGGACCCATGGAATCCACCTTCCACTCCTGGGCCGGAGCGGGCTGGGCGAACTGGCTGTTCATGCTCGGTCTGCTCGGCGTCGGCCTCGCCCTGGTCAGCGGCATCGCGCTGCGGCTCGCCGCGGTCGCCGGGACCGCCCTGATGGCGTTCATGTGGATCGCCGAGTGGCCGCCGGCCAAGCACCTGGCCGACGGCTCGCCGAGCATGTCCACCAACCCGCTCATCGACTACCACGTCCTGTACGCGGCCGTCCTGATCGCCCTCGCGGTCGCCTCGGCCGGCACCACCTGGGGACTCGGCAGGACCTGGGCCCGACTCCCCGTCGTCCGCGACCACACCTGGCTCCGCTGA